AGCGAAAAAAACCTCAACACTACAATTCCTTTCTAAGTCTTGCTACAGGAATCTGGAGTTGCTCACGGTATTTGGCAACTGTACGGCGAGCAATATTGTACCCTTTTTTATTCAGCATTTTCACCAGCTTATCATCAGATAGCGGTTTCTTTTTATCCTCGGCATCCACCATTCCCTGCAATACTGATTTGACTTCTCGATTGCTGACATCTTCCCCACTATCTGTAGCAATCCCCTCTGAAAAGAAATATTTCAAAGGATAAACTCCAAACTCCGTCTGAATGGATTTACTATTTGCCACACGAGAAACCGTTGAAATATCCATATCAATTTTCTCAGCAATATCCTTTAGAATCATCGGTCGAAGATTAGTCTCATCTCCATCGATAAAAAATTCCTTTTGATAGTTAAGAATCGCCTCCATGGTTCTCAAAAGCGTATTTTGGCGCTGTTTGATTGCATCGATAAACCATTTGGCGGCATCAAGTTTTTGCTTGACAAAAGTGACAGTTTCTTTAAGCTTTTTATCTTTCTTGTCACTCTTATCATACGCGTCAAACATATCCGCATAGGATCTAGAAATCCGAAGTTCAGGAGCATTTTTAGAATTTAGACTGACCTCTAGCTTCCCGCTATTGTTGGTCAAAATAAAATCAGGAATGATGTATTGCGTACGGACCAAGCCATCAGAAATACCTCCTGGCTTAGGATTTAATCGCGTAATTAGATTGACCGCATCTTTGATCTCCTCCTCAGAAAGATCCAGTCTCTTTTGAATTTTAGGGTAATGCTTTTTGGTGAATTCTTCAAAACAATCCTGAACAATGGCTAAGGCATGTAAAACCATCGGATCATCTGGGTGCTCTTTCCGCTCCAATTGAATAATCAGGCATTCTTGAAGATTTCTTGCGGCGATTCCTGCAGGATCAAAAGTTTGAATCTTCCTAAGGATCTCCTCCATCTCATCAATATCCGTTTCAATATTTTGAGAAAAAGCCAAATCATTAATGATTGCCTCGAGATCCCGGCGGATATAGCCATCATTTTCAATACTTCCGATCAATTGCTGACCAATGATTTTCTGACGATCATCCAGTTTCAAAAAGTTAAGCTGGGAGATCAGCTGCTCATGCAAGCTCGACTGGGAGGATATTGGAATTTCCCGATCTTCCTCGTCGGCGTTGTAATTCCCATCTCCTTGCATTTTATACCCACTATACTCATCATCGAGATAGTCATCCAAGTTGATTTCATGATCATCCCGCCCCAAATCATCCTCATACGAATCCTCAAAATCATCCTCTTCTTGAGCTTTATCAGATTCTTCCTCGCGCCCTTCCTCCAGCGCGGGATTAATTTCCAATTCCTCTTCAATACGTGCATCCAGTTCCGCTGTAGGCACCTGCAACAATTTGATAAACTGAATTTGCTGCGGAGAAAGCTTCTGTGAAAGCGATTGTGTAAGATTAAGCTTTTGCATGGAAAGGGATTAAATCCTGCTATTTGGGTTCAAAAAAAGCTTTTTCCAAGGAAAAAGCCAACTGATCAAATTTAGGAAAAACGGGCAATTTTTTGATAAAAAGGTGATTTAATCGTTTTTTTGCATTCCTTCTCAAATAGATAGGAAATCTCCTTTTTCTAAAAAAATTAGCTAATGGCATTTAACAAGCGGGTTAAAATCAAAACTGTCCTCGAGCAAAACCTGATCGGACAGGAAATCACCCTTATGGGCTGGGTAAGAACGAAGCGAAGCAATAAAAATGTGTCCTTTATTGCGCTTAATGACGGCTCGACTATCACCAATTACCAAGTGGTGGCTGATCCCAATGTGATTGCTGATGACATTTTGAAAAAGTGTAGCACTGGAGCCTGTATCAAAATCACCGGCTCTGTAGTAGAAAGCCTTGGATCAGGACAATCTTCTGA
Above is a window of Algoriphagus sanaruensis DNA encoding:
- the rpoN gene encoding RNA polymerase factor sigma-54; translation: MQKLNLTQSLSQKLSPQQIQFIKLLQVPTAELDARIEEELEINPALEEGREEESDKAQEEDDFEDSYEDDLGRDDHEINLDDYLDDEYSGYKMQGDGNYNADEEDREIPISSQSSLHEQLISQLNFLKLDDRQKIIGQQLIGSIENDGYIRRDLEAIINDLAFSQNIETDIDEMEEILRKIQTFDPAGIAARNLQECLIIQLERKEHPDDPMVLHALAIVQDCFEEFTKKHYPKIQKRLDLSEEEIKDAVNLITRLNPKPGGISDGLVRTQYIIPDFILTNNSGKLEVSLNSKNAPELRISRSYADMFDAYDKSDKKDKKLKETVTFVKQKLDAAKWFIDAIKQRQNTLLRTMEAILNYQKEFFIDGDETNLRPMILKDIAEKIDMDISTVSRVANSKSIQTEFGVYPLKYFFSEGIATDSGEDVSNREVKSVLQGMVDAEDKKKPLSDDKLVKMLNKKGYNIARRTVAKYREQLQIPVARLRKEL